A single Desulfatibacillum aliphaticivorans DSM 15576 DNA region contains:
- a CDS encoding B12-binding domain-containing radical SAM protein, translated as MNIPVNFLEGKSRIKILFVRSPRHVWPIVNESDNFLLPLAYPTLAAYLREHVPGVDITILDCCVRQMGWKSLTKYIRETQPDIVAIGEKTVFYHEGFRAFELVKKEAPQAVTIAGGVMYTALPQWTLDTCKAVDYVVLYEGEETLRDLVTTLRDGGEPSSVRGIAYRDADGKPALTPARPLIENLDDLPMPAYDLAGMDYYKPFGHLWPKAITVQRSRGCIANCNFCSWRIQEGRPQLVDGKYVSHQAYRTKSPIRMADEIEWLYRDYGVRYLFWVDGTWNADHDWLVEFCEEILRRDIKLDGWWAFVRADKLVEQDAKGILPLMVKAGFRHTLLGAEHDSQQSLDYVNKGLKDYNLTQEAFRILSEKHPEVFRQATYITGLPDDTVDSIKGLLKHAHACDLDFAAFHPIQPFPGTQFYDWALKEGLVEETNFEKFDMFYPSMRTYHCSREEVAEATQWCYKNFVAKKPFQYFSRMFSPHPIRRDLHRWFAFAIMRVILKDLKGSLTQGSRFKGFSGIDTLWKPDWYDA; from the coding sequence ATGAATATACCGGTCAATTTTCTCGAAGGAAAATCCCGCATAAAAATACTGTTTGTCAGATCTCCGCGCCACGTGTGGCCCATTGTAAACGAAAGCGATAATTTTCTTCTGCCCCTGGCTTATCCGACTCTGGCGGCCTACCTGCGGGAGCACGTCCCGGGCGTGGACATCACCATCCTGGATTGCTGCGTGCGCCAAATGGGATGGAAGTCCCTGACAAAATACATCCGGGAAACCCAGCCCGACATTGTGGCCATTGGAGAAAAAACCGTATTCTACCATGAAGGGTTTCGGGCCTTTGAACTGGTCAAAAAAGAAGCGCCCCAGGCCGTGACCATAGCCGGCGGAGTCATGTACACCGCCCTGCCCCAGTGGACCCTTGATACGTGCAAAGCGGTGGACTACGTGGTCCTGTACGAAGGAGAGGAAACCCTTCGGGATCTTGTGACCACCCTTCGGGACGGCGGAGAGCCCTCGTCCGTAAGGGGAATCGCCTACCGGGACGCCGACGGAAAGCCGGCCCTCACCCCGGCCCGCCCTCTCATAGAAAATCTGGACGATCTGCCCATGCCCGCCTACGATCTGGCCGGCATGGACTATTACAAGCCCTTCGGCCATTTGTGGCCCAAAGCCATTACCGTGCAGCGCAGCCGGGGCTGCATTGCAAACTGCAACTTCTGCTCCTGGCGCATCCAGGAAGGCAGGCCCCAACTGGTGGACGGAAAATACGTCTCCCATCAGGCCTACCGAACCAAAAGCCCCATACGCATGGCCGATGAAATCGAATGGCTGTACCGGGATTACGGCGTCCGCTATCTTTTTTGGGTGGACGGCACCTGGAACGCCGACCACGACTGGCTGGTGGAGTTCTGCGAGGAAATATTGCGTCGGGACATCAAATTGGACGGATGGTGGGCTTTTGTGCGGGCCGACAAATTGGTGGAGCAGGACGCCAAAGGCATTTTGCCCTTGATGGTCAAGGCCGGATTCCGCCATACCCTGTTGGGCGCCGAGCACGACTCCCAACAAAGCCTGGACTATGTAAACAAAGGGCTTAAGGACTACAACCTGACTCAGGAGGCCTTTAGAATCCTGTCCGAGAAGCACCCCGAAGTTTTTCGCCAGGCCACCTACATCACCGGCCTGCCCGATGACACCGTGGATTCCATCAAAGGCCTGTTAAAACACGCCCACGCCTGCGACCTGGACTTCGCCGCATTCCATCCCATCCAGCCCTTTCCCGGCACCCAGTTTTATGACTGGGCCTTGAAAGAAGGCCTGGTAGAGGAAACCAACTTCGAAAAATTCGACATGTTCTATCCCTCCATGCGCACCTATCACTGCAGCCGGGAGGAAGTGGCCGAAGCCACCCAATGGTGCTACAAAAACTTTGTGGCCAAAAAACCTTTCCAATATTTCAGCCGCATGTTTTCGCCCCATCCCATTCGCAGGGACCTGCACCGGTGGTTCGCCTTCGCCATCATGCGGGTTATCCTGAAAGACCTGAAGGGAAGCCTGACCCAGGGCTCCCGATTTAAAGGTTTTTCGGGCATCGACACCTTGTGGAAACCCGACTGGTACGACGCCTGA
- a CDS encoding phosphate-starvation-inducible PsiE family protein: MPDNSNDSNLKHPDRFNSFCYHFNEEERTVVFLHKVILYLVRVLAVLMTLVILWSVLDVVWILFNNIITPPYGILKLDDILNTFGGFLAVLIAIEIFMNIILYLREEVIHVKLVVATALMAAARKVIVFDYGNLEVAYVWATGVVIVALSISFFLVSKTEKKD, translated from the coding sequence ATGCCTGACAACAGCAACGACAGCAATCTGAAGCATCCGGACAGATTCAACAGCTTCTGCTACCATTTCAATGAGGAGGAGCGCACTGTTGTTTTTTTGCACAAAGTTATCCTGTACCTGGTGCGTGTATTGGCTGTGCTCATGACTTTGGTGATCCTTTGGAGTGTTCTGGATGTCGTCTGGATACTCTTTAATAACATTATCACGCCGCCATACGGCATTCTCAAGCTGGATGACATCCTAAACACCTTTGGCGGTTTTCTGGCCGTCTTGATCGCCATTGAAATCTTTATGAACATCATCTTGTATCTCAGGGAGGAGGTAATACACGTAAAACTGGTGGTCGCCACGGCGCTCATGGCCGCCGCCCGCAAGGTGATTGTTTTTGATTATGGAAATTTGGAGGTGGCTTATGTATGGGCTACAGGCGTAGTTATCGTCGCCCTCAGCATCAGTTTTTTTCTGGTTTCCAAAACGGAAAAAAAGGACTGA
- a CDS encoding DUF2889 domain-containing protein: MVVKFLRNKVVEVEPRKDGTLGVSWRLTDDLLKMEVNLVVQPPALEIIEAAAELGRFVPKGLEDASEIIEDVEGVNIGAGLRKIVRGVLGGPEGQSLLSEAVLECCNAVILHFTRPGLEIGEALETEEERLEAVRAMVKSSPRLVRSCISFQDDSPIMKGLDL, translated from the coding sequence ATGGTCGTAAAATTCCTGAGAAATAAAGTCGTGGAAGTGGAGCCGCGGAAAGACGGAACCCTGGGAGTCTCCTGGAGGCTTACGGATGATCTGCTGAAAATGGAAGTCAACCTGGTGGTTCAGCCCCCGGCCCTGGAGATCATCGAGGCTGCGGCGGAGCTTGGCAGATTCGTTCCCAAGGGCCTGGAGGACGCTTCCGAGATTATCGAAGATGTGGAAGGCGTGAACATCGGCGCGGGCCTCAGGAAGATCGTGCGCGGCGTTTTGGGCGGCCCGGAAGGCCAGTCCCTGTTGTCCGAAGCGGTTTTGGAATGCTGCAACGCGGTGATTTTGCACTTCACCCGGCCCGGTCTGGAGATCGGGGAAGCCCTGGAAACTGAAGAAGAAAGGCTGGAAGCCGTGCGGGCTATGGTCAAGAGCAGCCCCAGGCTGGTGCGCAGCTGCATTTCGTTTCAGGATGACAGTCCCATCATGAAAGGGCTGGACCTGTAA
- a CDS encoding PHP-associated domain-containing protein yields MVIIDLHVHTWPKSQCSQIEPAELVLKAKEIGLDGFCLTEHQVLWDLEEVKALAADHGVRIFRGNEITTAQGDILVFGLEKDIQGVVTARALWKDVEEAGAFAIAAHPFRGFKTFGVGQLEMNLDQAAAKKVFKYVHAIEVRNGKVSDNDNALAEQVAEKLGKPGTGGSDAHLIQDLGVHVTIFEKNIEDDAQLLAELHAGRFKAGALP; encoded by the coding sequence ATGGTGATAATCGACTTACACGTCCATACATGGCCGAAGTCCCAATGCAGTCAGATCGAACCGGCTGAACTGGTGTTGAAAGCCAAGGAGATCGGCCTGGACGGTTTTTGCCTGACCGAGCACCAGGTGCTTTGGGACCTGGAGGAAGTCAAGGCGCTTGCCGCGGACCATGGCGTAAGAATTTTCAGGGGAAACGAAATCACCACGGCCCAGGGCGACATTCTGGTTTTCGGCCTGGAAAAGGATATCCAGGGCGTGGTCACGGCCCGAGCCTTATGGAAGGACGTGGAAGAGGCCGGGGCTTTCGCCATCGCCGCCCATCCGTTCCGGGGCTTCAAAACCTTCGGCGTGGGCCAGTTGGAAATGAACCTGGACCAGGCGGCAGCCAAAAAGGTGTTCAAGTACGTGCACGCCATTGAGGTTCGCAACGGCAAGGTGTCGGATAACGACAACGCCCTGGCCGAACAGGTGGCCGAAAAATTGGGCAAGCCCGGAACCGGGGGCAGCGACGCCCATTTGATTCAGGACCTGGGCGTTCACGTGACCATCTTTGAAAAGAACATTGAGGACGACGCCCAACTCCTGGCTGAGCTTCACGCAGGCCGGTTTAAAGCCGGCGCTTTGCCATGA
- a CDS encoding DUF2889 domain-containing protein, with protein MISFNRSQIIGAEFIDDNTIRFNGSQTDHIYNMEINMDVRISDGEIVKIEGDMKRYTNFVCPQAVPVLQTAVGMSLRTKDWDKAIMKEIGRKGCEHFAEIVIECGRCFEQALRSRDLYLAVCADPGLDQEAFLENWQSA; from the coding sequence ATGATATCATTCAATCGCAGCCAGATCATCGGGGCTGAATTCATAGACGACAATACCATCCGGTTCAACGGAAGCCAGACGGATCACATATACAACATGGAAATCAACATGGACGTCCGCATTTCGGACGGCGAGATCGTAAAGATCGAAGGCGACATGAAACGCTACACCAACTTTGTGTGCCCCCAGGCCGTGCCCGTCTTGCAGACCGCCGTGGGAATGTCTTTGCGCACCAAGGACTGGGACAAGGCCATCATGAAGGAGATCGGCCGCAAGGGATGCGAGCATTTTGCGGAAATCGTCATCGAGTGCGGCCGCTGCTTTGAGCAGGCCTTGCGGTCCCGGGATCTTTACCTGGCGGTGTGCGCCGATCCCGGCCTGGACCAGGAGGCCTTCCTGGAAAACTGGCAGTCCGCATAG